A region of the Massilia sp. erpn genome:
CCAAAAATGCAGTTCGTCGCAAGTCCATAGAGTTGGACAGGACGCTTCTCTATAGTTCACTCATCGGAACACGAAACACGCAGCGAACTGACAAGGAGAGCACAAATGAACATCGCCAAACACATGGAAGCCATCTTCATCGTGGCAGCAGTACTGGGCGGCGCCAGCGCCATGGCAACGGCGGCCGTACCGGCAAGCGTCAAGGCCAAGGCGCCCGTGGTGGCCAAGGTCGCCGCCAGCGATATGCAAGTGGTGACCATCACCGCCAAACGCCTGAGCGCCGCCGAAAAAGCCGCCCTCTGATGATGTACCCCCAACCGCATCCCCTGACGACGGAGCACTCGATGAACAAGTTTATCAACGCAACGATGATGGCTGTGACCCTGTATGCCAACGCCAGCACCATGGCGATGGCGGCCGAAACGGCAAGCGAGTCGCGCCAGGTCGATGCGCGCGTCGTCAAGGTGGTGCTGGATGGGGTGATCGATCTGCATCTGAAACAGGGACCGGCGGCCTCGCTGGTGGTGTCCGGCGACAAGCGCTATCTGCAAAAGATCACCATCACGCAAAACGGACAGACCCTGCGCATCGGCACCGAACTGCGCGGCATGCACCTCTCCAGCCCCAATCTGCGCGCCGAGCTGACGCTGCCGAATCTGCGCGAGCTGGTGTCCTCGGGCGTCGGTTCCGCCATCGTCACCGGCTTCGACGGCGAGGAAATGCGCCTCTCGCTGGAAGGCGCGGGCGCCGTCACCATGACCTCGCACTTCAAGAACTATGACGCGCGCCTCAGCGGCGTGGGCAGCATGACGGTGAATGCGGGCGACACCGAAAACGTCGATCTGAATCTGCGCGGCGCGGGCCAGATCGTCATCGCCGGGCAAAGCAAGAAATTGCGCGCCAAACTGGGCGGCATCGGCAGCCTCGATGCGCAGCAGCTGCGCGCCGACAGCGTGGACGTGGATATGAGCGGCCTCGGTGGCGCCACCGTCTATGCCAAGAATTCGGCCAATCTGCGCCTGAGCGGAATGGGATCGGCCACCGTGTATGGCCGTCCCACCAGCCGCCAGTCCAGCTCACGTGGGCTGGGCAGCGTGGCCTGGCAGTAAAACTTTCTCTCCATGCCTATGGTGCTTGCCGTCCGGCTGGTCCGGACGGCTTTTTTATTTCCGCTGCCGCTGGTAGATCGCGGCCCAGCACCAGGCGCATATTCACGCGCTTAAGCATGGCCGGCGCGGCCTGCTGCGCTTGCGGCAGTTCACCTCGGCCCACACGCTGAGACAGCATCCCGGCGGCCTCGCGCAAGCCCTCGCCATACTCGATATACGTCTGGCGCACGGCGAAGGGCCGCACATTCGACAGGCGCACCACCTCCAGGCCATTGCCGCGCAGACGGCGCGCCATAGCCGCCGCCATGCCTTGCACGCCATTGCCGTTGCTGATTTCGAGGAGCAGTACGGTGGCGGGCTGCTCTTGCGCACCCGCCCAAGCATTTTCATCGGCAGCTGGTGCGGTTGCCGTTGCAGGCAACGGCGCGGCCTGCGCGGGCCGCAGCGGCGCGCGGCGCACTTCCACCAGGGCCGGGCCAAGCGCATGCAGCTCGGTCTTTTCCGCCAGCTCCGGCCAGGCGCTGGCGAGGCTGGCCGCCGCCGCAGGCAAGGCCGTGGCGGGAACGCTGCCGCGCGCCAGCGCATAGTCCTGGCCGATATCGTGCTGGCGCAGCATGCGCGCCTGGCGCATCATCTGCAGGGCACGCGCGCTCTGGCCGTTCTGCTCCAGCAGCGCCGCCAGCTTCTCCCAGTTCTGCGCATTGGCCGGCTGCAGCGCGCAGACTTTCTCCAGCAGTTGCAGGGCCCCTTCGAGATCGTTCTTCAGATAGTAGGCATAGGACAGATTCGCCAGCAGCAAGGCGCTGTCCTGCACCGGCAGCTGCGGCTCGTCCTCCAGCAAGGCACGCCACAGCGCTATCGCGCCGTCGTAGTCGCCCTGCTCGGCCAGCAGCACCGCCAGGCCATTGCGCGCATGGGCATGGTGCGCGTCGAGCTGCAAGGCGAGACGGTAGGCGCGCCGCGCCTGCGCCGCATGGTGGGCCTCATGCTCGCTGCGGCCCAGGGTGTAATAACCGTCGGCGCCGATGCCGGCCGGTGGCGCCGCCTCCACCAGCGGCGGCGGTGTGGAACTGCAAGCCAGCAGCATGGCCGTGGCGGCAATCGCGGTGCAATACAGTGTGCAGGTGTTCATCGCGCGCTCCCGAAAAATTCAATGCGGCTGGTCCAGGAAAATCCTGCTCATCTGAATGCCGGCCGGTCCCATCAGGACAACCATCAAGGCGGGGAAGATGCAGAAAATCAGCGGAAACAGCAGCTTTACCGCCACCTTGGAGGCCGCCTCCTCGGCCGCCTGGCTGCGTTTCAGGCGCAGGTTCTCGGCATGCACGCGCAGGGAGTCGCCCATGCTGGTGCCGAAGCGTTCGGCCTGTACCAGCATCGCCACCAGGGTATCGACGTCCTCCACGCCGCTGCGCAAGGCCAGGTTGCGCAGGGCTTTCTCCTTGCTGAAACCGGCGCGCATTTCCATCAGCACCAGCTGCAGCTCCTGCGCCAGCACCACGCTTTTGATATGCACCTCGGCCGCCACCTTGGCCAGTGCGCGCTCCATGCTCAGCCCCGCCTCGACGCAGACCGTGAGCAGGTCCAGCGCATCGGGCAGGTTCTCGAAAATGTCGCGCTGGCGGCGGCGCGCGATATTGGCCAGCACGCCGTTCGGCAGGTAGTAGCCCAGCGTCGCCGCGCCGAACAGCAGGAACATGAAGCCCTGGCCCGGCATCCGTGACGCCAGCCCCGCAGCCAGTGCCCCGCTCACGGCCGGCAAGCCCAGGGACAGCACGGTCTTGGCGGCGAAGTACAGGGTCGGCACGGAAGCGTTGCGCCAGCCCGCGTTCATGAAGCGGGTGCGCAGCTCGGAACGTTCCCACCCCTCTTCCGGCAGCGACAGGCGGGTAAAGGGCTGGACCACGCGCGCCACGCGTTCGATCCAGCGGCCTTCCTCGTCCTTGCCACCGGGCGTCTCTTCCCGCGCGCCGATGCGCTGGCGCAGCGCGCCGGCGCCGAACAGGAACATGGCAAGGGCGGCCAGTCCGGCCACCACGAGAAAGACCAGGCCCAGAAACAGCCACTGTTCGGTACTCATATGCGTATCCTGATCATTTGCCGCATCCAGACCACGCCCACCAGCATGATGCCGGCGGCGAACCACAGCAATTGCACGCCGACCGGGTCGGTCCACAGCACCCGCACATAGGCCGGGTTCACCAGCGACAGCACCAGCATCACCGCCAGCGGCAGCAGCGACAGCACCCAGGCCGACATCTTGCCCTCGGCCGCCTGCACGCGCACCTGGCCCAGCAGCTTGAGGCGGGCGCGCGTCAGTCGGCTGACATTACCCAGCAGCTCGGCCAGGTTGCCGCCCGATTCGCGCTGAATCAACACTGCAATCACCAGATAGCGCAGATCGGTGAGCGGCACGCGCTGCGCCAGATTGTGCAGCGCCTCGTTCATCGACACGCCGTAGTGGATTTCCTCGTAGGTGAGCTTGAATTCGCCCGCCAGCGGCTCGGGCAGTTCGTTGCCGGCCATCTGCAGCACATTGGCAAAGGAGTGGCCGGCGCGCAAGGCGCGCGCGAGGAAGTCGGCGGCTTCCGGCAATTGCTCTTCCACTTTCTTCAGGCGCTTGCCGCGCGCGCGCAGCAGCACGAAGAACGGCGCGGCGGCCGCCAGAAGCGGCAGCAGCAGGGAAGGCAATGCGGGCAGGTCGAGCCAGAGCGGCAGGACCAGGGACGCCGCCTCGGCTGTCAGCGCCCCACCCAGCAGACGGCCAACGGTCCACGGCAAGCCGGCCTGCAACAGCAGGCGGTCCAGTGTGGCGATGCCGGGCAGGCGCCGCAGCCAACGCTCCAGCCATGGCAATTCACTGTAGCGCCGCTGCTTCAGGATGCCGCCCGCGCCCAGTCCTTCGCTGCGCGCCGACATCGACCGCAGGCGGCGCGCAATGCGGCGCGCGCCGCCGCCATGCGTGCCCGACCACCAGAGCCAGACGCCTTCGATCATGAAGATCACGGCCGCGAACAACAGCACGGCAAAAGCGGTAAACAGCATGTCCATGCCATTCCCCTCACTCGAACACGCGGTCGGGATCGAAGGCGCTGTCCGGCACCGGCGCGCCGAAGGTGCGCAGGCGGTCGGCGAAGCGCGGCCGCAGTCCGGTGGCGCAGAAGTGGCCGCAGACGCGGCCACTTTCATCGACCCCGGTCTGCTCGTAGCGGAAGATCTCGTGCATGGCCAGCATATCGCCTTCCATGCCGGTGATCTCCTGCAGGCTGACCAGCTTGCGCGTGCCATCCGTCAGGCGCGATACCTGCAGCACCACCGTCACGGCCGAACAGATCTGCTGGCGCGTGGCGCGTGGCGTCAGGTTGGCGCCGGCCATGCCCACCATATTTTCCAGCCGCGCCAGGGCGTCGCGCGGCGAGTTGGCGTGGATGGTGGCGAGCGAGCCTTCGTGGCCGGTATTCATCGCCTGCAGCATGTCCATGGCTTCGGCACCGCGCACCTCGCCCAGGATGATGCGGTCGGGCCGCATGCGCAGCGCATTGCGCACCAGCGAACGCTGGGTCACCTCGCCGCGCCCTTCGATATTCGGCGGCCGCGTTTCCAGGCGCACCACGTGCGGCTGGCGCATCTGCAGCTCGGCCGCGTCCTCGATGGTGACGATGCGCTCAGCCGGCGGAATGAAGCCGGACAGCACATTCAGCAAGGTGGTCTTGCCGCTGCCGGTGCCGCCCGAGATCAGGATATTGATCTTGGCGCGGCCCAGGGCGCGCAGCACCTCGATCATGGGTGGGGTCAGGCTTTTGTAGCTGAGCATCTGCTCGATGCTGAGCGGGTTGGCGGCAAAGCGGCGGATCGACAGAATGGGGCCGTCCACCGCCAGCGGCGGGATGATGGCATTCACGCGCGAGCCGTCCGGCAGGCGCGCATCGACCATGGGGCTGGATTCGTCCACGCGCCGGCCCACGCGCGAAACGATCTTTTCGATGATCTTCATCAGGTGGGCATCGTCGTGGAAGCTGACGGCGGTCAGCTCCAGCCGGCCGGCACGTTCCACATACACCCTGGCGTGGGTGTTGACCAGAATATCCGACACGCCGGGATCGGCCAGCAGCGGTTCCAGCGGGCCGAAGCCCAGCATCTCGTGCTGGATGTCGAGCACCAGGCTGTGGCGCTCCGACTGGTTCAGCACGATGCGCTCTTCCTCGATGATGCGCTGGACCAGCAGCGCCAGCTCGTGCTTGAACTGTTCCGGCGTCAGCCGCTTCAGGCGCTCCAGGTCGATGCGGTCCAGGATGGCCTGGTGCATGGACTTCTTCAATTCGCGGTAGGCGGCGCTGGCCATGCCGGCCGGCGTGGCGCAGGCGGCGCGGACGTCGTCGGCAAGCGCAAGGCGTTCGCGCAGGCTCATGATGTTCTCCTCGGACGGCATTGGCTCACTGCTCGGCTTCGCTGCGGCCGAACAGACGGTTGAACAGTCCCTTGTTTTCCAGCACGCGGCGTTCCGTCACCAGCGCCACCAGCTCGGCCAGGCTGCGCGCCACCGGACTGCTGCGCGAAAGCTGCAGCACCGGCACGCCCTGGTTCACCGAATCCGTGGCGCACAGATAATCGTTGGGCACCGTGTGCAGCACATCGGCGCCGAGCGCCTGCTCCAGGTCGGCCAGGCGCAGCTTGCCACCCTTCTCGTAGCGGTTGACGATCAGGCGGGTGCGCTCGGTCGGATAGCCGAGCGAGCGGAAGATGTCGAGCAGGCGGCGGCCGTCGCGGATATCGGGCAGGGCCAGCTGCAGCACCGGGTAGATGGCGTCGGCGCAATCGAGGGCGCGCAGCGACAGGGCATCGATCTGGCGTCCCACGTCGAGCACGATGTAATCGTAGTGCTGGCGCGCCACGCGCAGGATGGTGTCCATATGCTCGGGCTTCATCGCCACGGTCTGCCCCGGATCGTCGGCGGCCGCCAGCACGCCGAAGCCGGGCGAGATATGCACCAGGCTCGATTCCAGGAAGGCGCCATCCATGCGGCCGATCTGGGCGCAGATATCGGACAAGGTCATGCTGGGCTTCTGGTCCGACACATACAGCGTGGCATCGCCAAATTGGCCATGCAGATCGATCAGCAATACCTTCTTGTCGGCCAGGGCCGCCAGCGCATAGCCGAAATTGGTGGAGAGGAAGGTGGCGCCGCTGCCGCCCTTGCAGGAGATGAAGGCCAGTGCCTTGCCATCGCGCATGCGCGTGACGCCGGTTTCGATCTCGATGCGGTCGATGGCTTCGTGGAAGGCGCGGTGCACCAGCGGCAGCGGCAGCACTTCGCGCATGCCGGCGCGCATGGCGCGGATCAGCAGGTCCTGTTGCGGTTCGCGCGCCAGCAGGATGAAGCGGGCCTGCGGATACAGGCGCGCCAGCCGTTCCACCATGTCCGCTTCGCCCGGCTCGACATCGCTGGCATCGAAGATCACCAGCTCCGGCGCATCGGACATGATGCGTTCCACCGCGTCGCGCAGGCCGGCGCGTGTGGCTGCCAGCAGCACTGGCGGCATGCGCGCCGAACCCTGGGCGCCGATCTCCGCATGCAGCTGCCTATCGTTACTGATCATCAGTGCCTTCATGACTATTCCTTTCGCATGGCTTGCGGCGTTTCAGGGAGAAAGCGGTGTGCCCGGCGTAAAACCCAGCGTCTCGGCGCGCACCACCACGGTGGAACGCGGCAAGACAAGCTGCATGGGTAGCGGCACCGTGGCGGCAAAGGGCAAGGACGGGCAATCGCCGCCATGGCCGCACCAGCGCACCCGCACGAAGCGGATGCAGGAGGCGCCCTGCGGATCGCGCAGGCAGTTGAAGGCATTGCCGGCGGGGCTGGCCGGCATGGGCGACGCCGGCAGCAGCGCGCCCGCCGCATCGAGCCGCAGGTAATCGATGGCGAGATTGCCGCCATTGATCGTACCGTCCAGCGTGGCGGCGCCGAACATGGCTTGCTGGCGCAGCTGGGCCATGGCGGCGCTGTCGGAAAAGTCCGCCATGGCCGCGGCGCGCGCCGCGCGCCGCGCCACCTCCTGGCTCAGGTTCAGCAGATACATATAGCGCGCCAGCTCCATCCAGCCGAGCAGGAAGAGAAAAAAGACCAGGCTGGCCAGCGCCACCTCGACCGTGGTGGCGCCATGCTGGAGGCGCAAGGCTGGCGGCTTAGTTGACATAGGGCTGCACCGAAGAGCCGGACAGGGTGACGCTGCCCGCCCCCAGGAGATTGAACAGCGGGTCGCTCAGCTGGATCTGCACCGTGACGCCGATCCGCTGCGGCAGCGTGCCGCCGCAGGGCAGATCGTCGCAGCGCACCGAAATCTGCCCTGTTCCCGGACGGGTATCGAGTGCGGCTGCGCTGACCGCGTCCTGCACCAGCTGGCCGGCGCGCGCCGCCAGCACCGGCGCCAGCATAGGATTGGTCAGTTCGGGACGCGGCATGGTCGCCATATAGCGGGCGGCGTCGAAGGCCGCCCTTTGCAGCACCGTGTAGTGCCACATCATGCGCCCGCCCATCAGCAACACCGCCAGCAGCAGCACCGCCATGTCCAGCACCACAGCCAGCTCGATGGCGATCACACCGCGCTGCTTGCGTCGCGGCGCGTTCATCGCAGCAGCTCCACCGGCGTGCCCAGGCTCTGCTCATTGGCCAGGCCCGCGAATTCGGCGCTGATGGCCGCGCCGCTGGCCGGCGCCACCATGAAGAAGGTGCCGATCGCCAGCACACTGGCCTGCTGCAGCTGGCCGGCCGGCACCGGGCAGGCCAGCAGCGGAATTTGCAGCAGGCGCCGGCGCGCCACGCCGACATTGCCCACCGGCGCCGTCACCATGGCCGCATAAGGCGCGGACAGGGCGGGATAGGATGGCGCCGTCGGTGCGCCTGGCGAAGCGGGATACAGCTGCGGCCAATAGGCGCGCGGATAAGCCGCGCCGGAGGGCGAAACCACGGCCGGGCCATAGGCCCACAACGGCCCGTAAGCGGCGGCGTTCACCACCGGTTCCGGCAGGGGATCGGCCACGGTGCTCAGCGGCTTGCCGGGCGTGCCGGCGGCGGTGGACTGGGCATGGGGCGCGCTGGGCGCCACGCCCATCCAGCTACCGGCCGCAAAGGACGCGACATTGCTGTCCGGCGGCGCCGCCAGCGGCGTGCAGGACAGGGGATCGCCCGCCGTTCCATAGCTGTTGAAGCGGGAATTGAGCTGCGGCGCCAGGGTGAACGGCGTTTTGCGGCGCACCGTCAATGGCTGGCTGCCGATGCGGCGCAGGTGCAGGCGGCCGGCGCACATGAAGGGCGCCAGCACGCTGTCTTCGGTATTGGCCAGCGTGCCCAGCGTGCCGGCCGCGCTGACGGGATCGACCAGGAAGTATTCGCCGCTGCCGGCGCCCAGCGCCGGGTTCAGATTCAACAGGTTGTAGCTGATGCCGCGCCGGAAGCCATACTGCACCAGCTCATCGACCGGCCCGGCGATATTGCGCGTCTTGCTGGGCGCCGGGTCCATGGCGCATACCGCCAGCGGCGCGATGCCCAGGCCGGAGCGCCCGGCCACCGCCACGGCGGCCACCTGCCTGCTGGCCTGGGCCGGCGCCAGCAGGAACAGGAAGGCGGTGGCGACCGTGCCATGCTCCTCCGCCAGCTGGCGCGTATCGACGCGGGCGAAGATTCGTCCGGCAGGGCTGGCAACGCTATCGGCCGCGCTATACCAGGGACCGCCGGGATCGTCGGCAAAGCTCAGGGCCGCGCTGGACCAGCCGACCGGCTGCGAATAGCGGTAATGGCTGGCGACGGCAGTCTGCGCCGCATGCGACAAGGCACTGTTGACGCCAGCCGCCGTGCCATTCAGTTCGCGCGCCGCCGCCAGGGCCGCACTGTCGGCCAGGGTGCGCATCTCCTGTTCGCGGCTGTACAGCTGGCCGAGGTCGATCACCATGCCCAGCAGGCCAAGCAGCAGCACGACCAGCAGGCCAAACATCAGTGCGATCGCGCCGCGCTGGCGGCGCTCGGAGGAATGGGCTTTCATTTTCCACCACTGACGCCGATGGCGAAGGCGCCCGGCTGCGGCGCCGGCGTACTGAAGGACTTGCGGTACTGCTCCTGCGCCTGCAGCGCCGCCGCGCCGTCGATGCCGCGCGCCTGCTCCGGATTGACACCGCCGGGGTGGATGCGCTGGCGCGCCATGGCGGCGCGCACGGCATCGCCAAAGCGCGCATCCCATTGCGGCGTGCTGCTGGCGGCATCGATGCCGGCGCAGGCCGAAAGCAACGCGCCGATGCAGGCCAGCAGCAGGGTCAGTGCCTGTTTCATGGGCGGCTCCTATTTCAGTTGAAAGCCGCTGTCACGCGGCGCGGGCAAAGCGTTGGACGAGTCGGCCGGTGGCGCGCTGCCTTCCAGGCGGCCGTTCAGCATCAGGCTGGAACGGCTGGGCGCGGGCGGGCCATCGGTCGGCAAGCCATAGCCGGGCGGCAGCGGCTTGACCAGATGGGCGGTGACGACGAACAGCAGCTCGGTGCGGTCCTGCTGGAAGTCGGTGCTGCGAAACAGCGCACCCAACACCGGCACCTCGCCCAGCACCGGCATCGCCTGCAGATTGCCGGACTGGGTATGGCGGATCAAGCCGCCGATAGCGAAGCTCTGTCCATCGAACAGCTGCAGGGTGGTGGCGGCGCGGCGCGTGGTGATCAGGGGCAGGACCGAGCTGCCGCCCAGGCCGGCCGCGCTGATGCCCACGCCTTCGCGCGACAGCTCCGACACTTCAGGCGCCACTTTCAGATGGATGCGCCCGCCCGAGAGCACGGTGGGCGTGAAGCGCAGGCCGACGCCGAATTCCTTTTCCTGCAGGGTGACGCGGTTATTGTCCTGGCCGACCGGGATCAGCACCTTGCCGCCCGCGAGAAAACTGCCTTCCTGGCCGCTGATCGCCATCACCGTCGGCTCGGCCAGGATGCGCACCAGGGCGTCGTGGCGCTCGCCGTCCACGCGCAGGCGGCTGCCATCGGGCTTGCCCAGCATCAGACCGCCGCCCGTGGTGCCGCTCAGGAAGTTGGACAGCACGCTGGCCGTCCAGCTACCCACGCCACGGTGCAGCAGGGCGCTGCCTTCCAGTTTATCGAGCAGGGTCTTGGACACCTCCGCCACCTTCACTTCCAGCATCACCTGCTGCGGCGCCGTGACCGACAGCATATTCACGATGCGGCCTTGCGCAGCCCCACTCTCCTGCGCACTGGCCGCGGCCGGCGCGGAAGACTTGGCCGGCGGCTCGCCCGCCGCATCCTCGGCAGCGGCGCTGGACAGCGCCTGCGCCGGACGCCGCACATAGGCTTGCGCCAGTTCCAGCACATGCGCCAAGGTCGGCGCATCCTCCACTTCGCCGCTCAGCACCAGCGCATCGGCGGCGGCGCTGACGCGGATATTGCGCTCCGCCGGCAACAGTTCGGCCAGCGCCGCCTGCAGGCCGGCCGTGTCCACGCCCACCGTCACTTCAATCACGCTGCAAACGCCGCTGCGGCCCTGCACGATCATATTGGTGCTGCCCACGTCCGTGCCCAGCACGTACAGGGTGTCGGGCGCAACCAGCATGGCTTGCAGGACGGCGGGATTGCCCACACTGCGGTTGCTCACCGCTTCCGGCAGGCGCAGCAAGGTGGATTTCCCGATCTGCAGCGCCAGCCTGCCCGGCGCGGCTGCCTGGCCGCCGCAATGCAAGGCGGCATTAGGCACCGCGCGCGGCGCCGGCTTGGCTGCGGCAGGGGCGGCGCTGCCCTGGGACGCCAAAGCCGGTGCTCCGGATGCAGGCGCGGCAAGGACTTTCCGCAGCGGCGCAGCAGCGCAGCATAAGGCGAGCGCCAGCAGGCCGGCCAGCGGCAGGCGGCGCTGCTGACAGAGGTGGAAGAAGCGGGGCGTCATGGCGGCTCCTCACAGGCACTCCCGGCGGCTGCGCAAGCCGTCGAGCACACCGCTGCAGGCTTTTTCCGCCACGGCGGCGGGGTGGCTGCTGCGCGCGCGCCGCGAAAGCGCGGCCGGTGCTGCCTCGGGCGCCATGGCTGCGGGGATGGCGACGGCCGGCGGCAGCGCGGCGCCGGCCCCCTGTCCACCCAGCAGGGAGAGCTTGGTGGCGCCATCGGTCACGCCGGGATGCGGGTCCACCTGGTTGCGCAGCACCAGGGACAAACTGCCCACGCTGCGCGCCAGGTCCAATTTTTCGGCCTGCACCGGCGTCACTTCCAGCGTCACGGCATTGACCACGCTCGGTTTGGTATCGTCGCGGCTGACCTCCTGCGCCACGGCCAGCACCAGGATGCGCTCCAGCACGATCTTGGAGATGGCCGCCTCCTGCGCGCCGTGCACGCCGCTCTCGGCCTGCATATTGACCAGGATGTCGACGAAGTTGCCGGGCAGGGCGAAGCCCGCCACGCCCACCACATCGTTGACGCGCACCGTGATGGCGCGCTTGCCTTCGGCGATCAGGGCCGACAGGCCGCCCAGGGTGCCGGCCGGCGCCAGCTTGGCCGCCGTCAGCGGCTCGCCGCGCAGCACGCTCGACTTGAGCACGCGCCCATTCAGCTGCAAGGGGTCGCGCAGGGCGCCCTGCGGCAGGCTGGCCGCCGGCCAGTCGGCCAGCTTGAGCATGTCCGGCGCCAGGCGCTGGCCCAGGTTGACATCGATGCCAGCCACCACGATGCGCGCCGCCGCGCCGCTGTTCTTGTGCAGCAGCCAGCGCGAGGCCAGCACCACCGCGCACAAGCCCAGCGCCACGGCCACCGCCATCATCAGGTATGCGCGCCGGTTTTTCATTTGATGCTTTCGTAGAGGCTGGCGTCGGCCGCCTCGCAGTTATGCAGTGCCGGGCCACTGGACAAGGCCGCGGCGGCGCTGTCCTCGTCCACGGCGGCGAACATGCTGCTCCAGGCCTGCTCCAGGGCGGCGCGCGTCAGGCGCGGCGCGGCGCCCGTGAAGCCGGCAAAGTCCACCAGCCGGCTCACCACTTCGCGCGGATAGCAGGCCAGCAAAGGCTCGCCGCTGGCGCCATGCAGCTCGACGATCAGATAACCGAGCATGGCCTCGTCCACTGCGATATTGGCGGCGCGGCAGTGCTGGCGGA
Encoded here:
- a CDS encoding type II and III secretion system protein family protein, whose amino-acid sequence is MTPRFFHLCQQRRLPLAGLLALALCCAAAPLRKVLAAPASGAPALASQGSAAPAAAKPAPRAVPNAALHCGGQAAAPGRLALQIGKSTLLRLPEAVSNRSVGNPAVLQAMLVAPDTLYVLGTDVGSTNMIVQGRSGVCSVIEVTVGVDTAGLQAALAELLPAERNIRVSAAADALVLSGEVEDAPTLAHVLELAQAYVRRPAQALSSAAAEDAAGEPPAKSSAPAAASAQESGAAQGRIVNMLSVTAPQQVMLEVKVAEVSKTLLDKLEGSALLHRGVGSWTASVLSNFLSGTTGGGLMLGKPDGSRLRVDGERHDALVRILAEPTVMAISGQEGSFLAGGKVLIPVGQDNNRVTLQEKEFGVGLRFTPTVLSGGRIHLKVAPEVSELSREGVGISAAGLGGSSVLPLITTRRAATTLQLFDGQSFAIGGLIRHTQSGNLQAMPVLGEVPVLGALFRSTDFQQDRTELLFVVTAHLVKPLPPGYGLPTDGPPAPSRSSLMLNGRLEGSAPPADSSNALPAPRDSGFQLK
- the cpaB gene encoding Flp pilus assembly protein CpaB, whose protein sequence is MKNRRAYLMMAVAVALGLCAVVLASRWLLHKNSGAAARIVVAGIDVNLGQRLAPDMLKLADWPAASLPQGALRDPLQLNGRVLKSSVLRGEPLTAAKLAPAGTLGGLSALIAEGKRAITVRVNDVVGVAGFALPGNFVDILVNMQAESGVHGAQEAAISKIVLERILVLAVAQEVSRDDTKPSVVNAVTLEVTPVQAEKLDLARSVGSLSLVLRNQVDPHPGVTDGATKLSLLGGQGAGAALPPAVAIPAAMAPEAAPAALSRRARSSHPAAVAEKACSGVLDGLRSRRECL